The Devosia sp. YIM 151766 genome includes a region encoding these proteins:
- a CDS encoding glucose 1-dehydrogenase — protein sequence MNRLEGKLAIVTGGARGQGEAEARLLARSGAAIIIADVLEDEGRALEAALRQEGLEARFIRLDVTSEASWAATIALAQEWKGRLDILVNNAGIINRSTVEKTGLDAWERVLKVNLTGAFLGIQAVSELMIEGGGGAIVNISSNSGYSGHYDPAYTASKWGLRGLTKSAAMELAGKNIRVNAVCPGLVVTGLNANSPHLQPMIGMTPMRRSGKPEEIAELVLFLVSDASSFITGEDFVIDGGFTAGAAYRRVASETGIYLD from the coding sequence ATGAACAGACTTGAAGGCAAGCTCGCCATCGTCACTGGCGGCGCCCGCGGTCAGGGCGAGGCGGAGGCGCGGCTTTTGGCCCGCTCCGGCGCTGCGATCATCATTGCCGACGTGCTGGAAGATGAGGGCAGGGCGCTCGAAGCCGCGCTCCGCCAGGAGGGTCTCGAAGCCCGCTTCATTCGGCTCGACGTCACCAGCGAAGCCAGTTGGGCGGCAACAATCGCCCTGGCCCAGGAATGGAAGGGTCGTCTCGACATCCTGGTCAATAATGCCGGCATCATCAATCGCAGCACCGTCGAAAAGACCGGGCTCGACGCCTGGGAACGCGTCCTCAAGGTCAATCTGACCGGCGCCTTTCTCGGCATCCAGGCGGTGAGCGAGCTGATGATCGAAGGCGGCGGCGGCGCCATCGTCAATATCTCGTCCAATAGCGGCTATTCCGGCCATTACGATCCGGCCTATACCGCGAGCAAATGGGGTCTGCGCGGCCTCACCAAGAGCGCCGCCATGGAGCTTGCGGGCAAGAATATCCGCGTCAATGCGGTTTGCCCGGGCCTCGTCGTGACCGGGCTCAATGCCAATAGCCCGCATCTGCAACCGATGATCGGCATGACCCCGATGCGCCGCAGCGGCAAGCCCGAGGAAATCGCCGAACTGGTCTTGTTCCTCGTTTCCGATGCCTCGAGCTTCATCACCGGCGAGGATTTCGTTATCGATGGCGGTTTCACCGCCGGAGCCGCCTATCGCCGGGTCGCCAGCGAGACCGGCATCTATCTGGACTGA